The proteins below are encoded in one region of Myxococcaceae bacterium JPH2:
- a CDS encoding glycosyltransferase family 2 protein: protein MAPYLSVVIPVYNEESIITQAAEELRQGLDARGLDYEIIFAENGSRDATPAILEELCAKNPRMRWFHSERPNYGVALKAGILLARGTYVVCDEIDLCDLSFYDSALPRLERGEADMVVGSKAAKGASDQRPLIRRAATRVHNKLLKVTLGFQGTDTHGLKAFRREALLPVIQKCVVDMDVFASEFVVRAWREGLNVVEIPIQLHEKRQPSIHLFRRVPNVLKNVGKLVYVIRIRGT, encoded by the coding sequence ATGGCCCCGTACCTTTCCGTCGTCATCCCGGTCTACAACGAAGAGTCCATCATCACCCAGGCGGCGGAAGAGCTGCGCCAGGGCCTGGATGCGCGCGGGCTCGACTACGAAATCATCTTCGCGGAGAACGGCTCGCGCGACGCGACGCCGGCCATCCTCGAGGAGCTGTGCGCGAAGAACCCGCGGATGCGGTGGTTCCACTCGGAGCGGCCCAACTATGGCGTCGCGCTGAAGGCGGGCATCCTGCTGGCCCGTGGCACCTACGTCGTCTGCGATGAGATCGACCTGTGCGACCTCTCGTTCTACGACTCGGCGCTGCCTCGCCTGGAGCGCGGTGAGGCGGACATGGTGGTGGGCTCGAAGGCGGCCAAGGGCGCCAGCGACCAGCGGCCCCTCATCCGTCGCGCGGCCACGCGGGTGCACAACAAGCTCTTGAAGGTGACGCTGGGCTTCCAGGGCACGGACACGCACGGCCTCAAGGCGTTTCGTCGCGAGGCGCTGCTGCCCGTCATCCAGAAGTGCGTCGTGGACATGGACGTTTTCGCCAGCGAGTTCGTCGTCCGCGCCTGGCGAGAGGGCCTGAACGTGGTGGAGATCCCCATCCAGCTCCACGAGAAGCGCCAGCCCTCCATCCACCTGTTCCGGCGCGTGCCCAACGTGCTCAAGAACGTGGGCAAGCTGGTCTACGTCATCCGCATCCGCGGGACCTGA
- a CDS encoding FAD-dependent oxidoreductase yields MDPIVILGAGLAGLSTAHFLQRPWRLIERSDRVGGLIKTEVIDGCYFDPTGHWLHLRDPEVQELVNTLWLPGELVRIQRKAAVFSRGVFTRFPYQVNTHGLPAEVVAENLVGYVEAIYGEKGRELRERDPRNFEEFILRYMGEGFARNFMVPYNQKLWTVHPRELSAAWVGRFVPRPTLKEVVDGALGSGSDALGYNASFLYPREGGIESLARAMLRHLKGGELSVHTEPVSIDWKAKTVALSDGRSLGYASLVSSISLPGLVQLLAKGGSGVPESVQAAAKQLRATTVTYVCVAARGANRQPWHWIYLPESEFHSYRIGSPSAVFAPLAPPDTATFSVEYSHHGSLSLADAEAKAVEDLLRSQMIHSADDILFARAREIPNAYVLYDDAYGPAKSEVVRFLDQAGIHTAGRYGQWEYSSMEDAILAGRAVARTLNR; encoded by the coding sequence ATGGACCCCATCGTCATCCTCGGCGCGGGCCTGGCGGGCCTGTCCACCGCCCACTTCCTTCAGCGCCCATGGCGCCTCATCGAGCGGTCCGACCGCGTGGGTGGCCTCATCAAGACCGAGGTCATCGATGGGTGTTACTTCGACCCCACCGGCCACTGGCTCCACCTGCGCGACCCCGAGGTGCAGGAGCTGGTGAACACGCTGTGGCTGCCCGGCGAGCTGGTCCGCATCCAGCGCAAGGCGGCCGTGTTCTCGCGCGGCGTCTTCACGCGCTTCCCCTACCAGGTGAATACGCACGGCCTCCCAGCTGAAGTCGTCGCCGAGAACCTCGTGGGCTACGTGGAGGCCATCTACGGCGAGAAGGGCCGTGAGCTGCGCGAGCGGGATCCGCGCAACTTCGAGGAGTTCATCCTCCGCTACATGGGCGAGGGCTTCGCCCGGAACTTCATGGTTCCGTACAACCAGAAGCTCTGGACCGTGCACCCGCGCGAGCTGTCCGCCGCGTGGGTGGGCCGCTTCGTCCCCAGGCCCACGCTCAAGGAGGTCGTGGACGGGGCGCTCGGCAGCGGCAGCGATGCGCTCGGCTACAACGCGTCGTTCCTGTATCCGCGCGAGGGCGGCATCGAGAGCCTGGCCCGCGCGATGCTCCGCCACCTGAAGGGCGGCGAGCTGAGTGTCCACACCGAGCCGGTCTCCATCGATTGGAAGGCGAAGACGGTGGCGCTGTCGGACGGGCGCTCGCTGGGCTACGCGAGCCTGGTGTCCTCCATCTCGCTGCCCGGGTTGGTGCAACTGCTGGCGAAGGGCGGCTCCGGAGTGCCGGAGTCAGTGCAGGCCGCGGCGAAGCAGCTGCGCGCCACCACCGTGACCTACGTCTGCGTCGCCGCGCGCGGGGCCAACCGGCAGCCGTGGCATTGGATCTACCTGCCCGAGTCGGAGTTCCACAGCTACCGCATCGGCTCGCCCTCCGCCGTGTTCGCGCCGCTGGCGCCGCCGGACACCGCGACGTTCTCCGTCGAGTACAGCCACCACGGGAGCCTGTCGCTGGCGGACGCCGAGGCGAAGGCGGTGGAGGACCTGCTGCGCTCGCAGATGATCCACTCCGCGGACGACATCCTGTTCGCCCGCGCGCGTGAGATTCCCAACGCCTACGTGCTCTACGACGACGCGTATGGCCCGGCGAAGAGTGAGGTGGTTCGCTTCCTCGACCAGGCGGGCATCCACACGGCGGGCCGCTACGGGCAGTGGGAGTATTCGTCCATGGAGGACGCCATCCTGGCCGGGCGCGCTGTCGCTCGGACGCTGAACCGCTGA
- a CDS encoding zinc-ribbon domain-containing protein: MKVSCPSCQTNYNIDDRRIPPGGAKLKCARCQTTFPIKLEAVSAAESMPQAPSHEPAIPLPGAAAPQPASPAISLGAAIPLPGAAAPQAISLGAGPGAAIPRPGAAPQASAARPLPGAAAPQASPAISLGAGPGAAIPRPGAAPQASAAIPLPGAAAPQASPAISLGAGPGAAIPLPGAAPQASAAIPLPGAAAPQASPAISLGAGPGAAIPLPGAAPQASAAIPLPGAAAPQASPAISLGAGPGAAIPLPGAAPQASAAIPLPGAAAPQASPAISLGAGPGAAIPLPGAAPQASAAIPLPGAAAPQASPAISLGAGPGAAIPLPGAAPQASAAIPLPGAAAPQASPAISLGAGPGAAIPLPGAAPQASAAIPLPGAAAPQAISLGAGPGAAIPLPGAAASAIPLPGTAAPRAAIPLPAAPPQDDPFAFDPSTGSADAIPLPGSAAPADPYAAYDDGPLDGYQDRDSTRVVAIPVPTDAYRDPAAAYGVAGSQETARDFDFSDSAMSDVAVAEPEAPQEFDFSDAQLPPPPEPDRPDPFALDLESAPDASAEALSMDDPFALPPPPQDHAAPAGAEEDPFALPPPPQDYATPAMGEDPFALPPPPQGYAPQAMEEDPFALPPPPAASPDFDFADLPAPVEPGGYAPPAQGLDFSDLPSPVAPAPSVSTLDFSDLPSPVEAPPSVSFDFAEPPSSAPSPDFQLDFSEPPAAAPAPAADPFAMDFSAPPPASVNPATDFGDVDFGEPPPAAGASDSLEFDPTAAAPLDDLEADLSAPLPPPPAAGPTDGLEMLSFIDDAAPRNAGASAAKVTRFHVRRRSGKVFGPFDEGVIVKMLEDGQLLGNEDVSLDSETWSAIGTNPTFGGAIERLMSGPSKAAVPSVGPASTTVDAPQGETSSSQASMDRLRQLYEGRMAAVSVVDRSASTEQWKKRIPLMVGAGVAVLVLGTGLGFEFTRYGAFGRNKLLPTRVSKGSAEAKLVDESHAALLQDTFASYKLAHDQSAKVLASKEYPEVRALWCQAVNYLQRRYAAGDPAELQRCQQAVEHVELLGEKNLEFIKMTAGMALTARQADAVLPRLRDAYSREGNQADLELSFLLAEAHATKKDAKSAIETLKKVLEKDPKSAKALHALGNLYQASGDADEAAKAYDAALAADTKHAASAVELAAVELMVRKTDVEKGAKAVDSALALQAELGPAERARARGLKGVALFQQFKPKEAETELKAALQENPTSDFIKAQLARVLRAQRDYDSALPLYQDLAGDESGSLEYVDGHITSLVMTGKMQDALTAVEAASKNFPNEARIAYLYGRIEDALDKPAEAEGHFKRATAADAKLVDASLYLGRLYLRQHRNADARTLLEAAAAQAADHAGVHAGLGELALAENNALLARQEFDRAVQLDPNLADAHLGLSRVAMLNGDLPRAESEANRALELDPHLLKDGRLQRGLVLWRLHKLDEAIAELEKAKAEDPRSTNIPITLGAVLLEKGDLASAESNLGLALRNEPSNHEALYYQGLVKAKRSEFTQALDNMKSAVERAPKRPDYRYAYGVILRDAKNLPDAIEQWKIAVDLDAHNADAHEALGHAYLERGEFDSAIESFESSLKADAQRTRVMGAIGDALFSAARWDDAIKRYQAALKADPQLTYVYYKIARAFTEQAQHAKAIDWYRKATAAEPQNPMPYYYLGFAYKEKNKRRDAIGAFKEYLSRKPDATDRKDIEDEIYDLEH, encoded by the coding sequence ATGAAAGTCTCCTGCCCGTCGTGCCAGACGAACTACAACATCGATGACAGGCGGATCCCGCCGGGTGGCGCGAAGCTCAAATGCGCTCGGTGCCAGACCACGTTTCCCATCAAGCTCGAGGCGGTGAGCGCGGCGGAGTCGATGCCGCAAGCCCCTTCCCACGAGCCCGCCATTCCGCTCCCGGGCGCCGCCGCTCCGCAGCCGGCCAGCCCCGCCATCTCCCTCGGCGCCGCCATTCCGCTTCCGGGCGCCGCCGCTCCGCAGGCCATCTCGCTCGGCGCGGGCCCGGGCGCCGCCATCCCGCGCCCCGGCGCGGCCCCCCAGGCCAGCGCGGCCAGGCCTCTTCCTGGCGCCGCCGCTCCGCAGGCCAGCCCCGCCATCTCGCTCGGCGCGGGCCCGGGCGCCGCCATCCCGCGCCCCGGCGCGGCCCCCCAGGCCAGCGCGGCCATTCCTCTTCCTGGCGCCGCCGCTCCGCAGGCCAGCCCCGCCATCTCGCTCGGCGCGGGCCCGGGCGCCGCCATCCCGCTCCCTGGCGCGGCCCCCCAGGCCAGCGCGGCCATTCCTCTTCCTGGCGCCGCCGCTCCGCAGGCCAGCCCCGCCATCTCGCTCGGCGCGGGCCCGGGCGCCGCCATCCCGCTCCCTGGCGCGGCCCCCCAGGCCAGCGCGGCCATTCCTCTTCCTGGCGCCGCCGCTCCGCAGGCCAGCCCCGCCATCTCGCTCGGCGCGGGCCCGGGCGCCGCCATCCCGCTCCCTGGCGCGGCCCCCCAGGCCAGCGCGGCCATTCCTCTTCCTGGCGCCGCCGCTCCGCAGGCCAGCCCCGCCATCTCGCTCGGCGCGGGCCCGGGCGCCGCCATCCCGCTCCCTGGCGCGGCCCCCCAGGCCAGCGCGGCCATTCCTCTTCCTGGCGCCGCCGCTCCGCAGGCCAGCCCCGCCATCTCGCTCGGCGCGGGCCCGGGCGCCGCCATCCCGCTCCCTGGCGCGGCCCCCCAGGCCAGCGCGGCCATTCCTCTTCCTGGCGCCGCCGCTCCGCAGGCCAGCCCCGCCATCTCGCTCGGCGCGGGCCCGGGCGCCGCCATCCCGCTCCCTGGCGCGGCCCCCCAGGCCAGCGCGGCCATTCCTCTTCCTGGCGCCGCCGCTCCGCAGGCCATCTCGCTCGGCGCGGGCCCGGGCGCCGCCATCCCGCTGCCCGGCGCCGCCGCTTCGGCCATTCCGCTCCCGGGGACCGCCGCGCCTCGGGCCGCGATCCCGCTGCCCGCCGCGCCGCCCCAGGACGATCCCTTCGCGTTCGACCCCTCGACGGGGAGCGCGGACGCCATCCCGCTTCCTGGCAGCGCCGCCCCGGCGGACCCCTACGCCGCCTACGACGATGGCCCGTTGGACGGGTACCAGGACCGGGACTCCACCCGCGTCGTAGCCATCCCGGTGCCCACGGACGCCTACCGCGACCCCGCGGCCGCCTATGGCGTGGCCGGTTCGCAGGAAACGGCGCGCGACTTCGACTTCTCCGACAGCGCCATGTCCGACGTGGCCGTCGCCGAGCCCGAAGCCCCGCAGGAGTTCGACTTCTCCGACGCCCAGCTTCCCCCGCCTCCCGAGCCGGACCGGCCTGATCCCTTCGCCCTGGACCTGGAGAGCGCCCCGGACGCCAGCGCCGAGGCCTTGTCCATGGATGATCCCTTCGCGCTCCCTCCGCCGCCGCAGGACCATGCCGCGCCGGCGGGTGCCGAGGAGGATCCGTTCGCCCTCCCCCCGCCGCCCCAGGACTACGCCACTCCGGCCATGGGGGAGGATCCGTTCGCCCTTCCGCCGCCCCCGCAGGGTTATGCCCCGCAGGCCATGGAGGAGGATCCGTTCGCCCTCCCCCCACCTCCGGCCGCGTCCCCTGATTTCGACTTCGCGGACCTCCCGGCCCCCGTGGAGCCCGGTGGGTATGCCCCGCCCGCGCAGGGCCTGGACTTCTCCGATCTCCCGTCGCCGGTCGCGCCCGCTCCGAGCGTGTCCACGCTGGACTTCTCGGACCTGCCGTCGCCCGTCGAGGCGCCCCCATCCGTCTCCTTCGACTTCGCCGAGCCCCCCTCCAGCGCTCCGTCGCCGGACTTCCAGCTCGACTTCTCCGAGCCTCCCGCCGCCGCGCCCGCGCCCGCCGCGGATCCCTTCGCGATGGACTTCTCGGCGCCGCCGCCCGCGTCGGTCAACCCGGCCACGGACTTTGGCGACGTGGACTTCGGCGAGCCGCCCCCGGCCGCGGGCGCGTCGGACTCGCTGGAGTTCGATCCCACCGCCGCGGCGCCGCTGGATGATCTCGAAGCGGACCTCTCCGCGCCCCTGCCGCCGCCGCCCGCCGCGGGCCCCACGGACGGCCTGGAGATGCTCAGCTTCATCGACGACGCGGCCCCCCGGAACGCGGGCGCCTCGGCCGCCAAGGTGACGCGCTTCCACGTCCGCCGCCGCTCGGGTAAGGTGTTCGGCCCCTTCGACGAGGGCGTCATCGTCAAGATGCTCGAGGACGGGCAGCTCCTGGGCAACGAGGACGTCTCGCTCGACTCCGAGACCTGGTCCGCCATTGGCACCAACCCGACCTTTGGTGGCGCCATCGAGCGGCTGATGTCGGGCCCGTCCAAGGCCGCGGTGCCCTCGGTGGGGCCGGCCTCGACGACCGTGGACGCGCCACAGGGCGAGACCTCGAGCTCGCAGGCCAGCATGGATCGACTGCGGCAGCTCTATGAGGGCCGCATGGCTGCCGTGTCCGTGGTGGACCGCAGCGCATCCACGGAGCAGTGGAAGAAGCGCATCCCCTTGATGGTGGGCGCTGGCGTGGCCGTGCTCGTCCTCGGCACGGGCCTCGGCTTCGAGTTCACCCGCTACGGCGCCTTCGGCCGCAACAAGCTGCTGCCCACGCGCGTCTCGAAGGGCTCGGCCGAGGCGAAGCTCGTCGACGAGTCCCACGCCGCCCTGCTCCAGGACACCTTCGCCAGCTACAAGCTCGCGCACGACCAGAGCGCCAAGGTGCTGGCCTCGAAGGAGTACCCGGAGGTCCGGGCCTTGTGGTGCCAGGCCGTCAACTACCTGCAGCGCCGCTACGCCGCCGGAGACCCCGCCGAGTTGCAGCGCTGCCAGCAGGCGGTGGAGCACGTCGAGCTGCTCGGGGAGAAGAACCTCGAGTTCATCAAGATGACGGCGGGCATGGCGCTCACCGCACGCCAAGCGGACGCCGTGCTGCCGCGCCTTCGGGACGCCTACAGCCGTGAAGGCAACCAAGCGGACCTGGAGTTGTCCTTCCTGCTGGCCGAAGCCCACGCCACGAAGAAGGACGCCAAGAGCGCCATCGAGACGCTGAAGAAGGTGCTGGAGAAGGATCCGAAGTCCGCCAAGGCCCTGCACGCCCTCGGCAACCTGTACCAGGCCTCGGGTGACGCGGACGAGGCGGCCAAGGCCTACGACGCGGCGCTCGCGGCGGACACCAAGCACGCCGCCTCCGCCGTGGAGCTGGCGGCGGTGGAGCTGATGGTGCGCAAGACGGACGTGGAGAAGGGCGCCAAGGCCGTGGACAGCGCGCTGGCGCTCCAGGCCGAGCTGGGTCCGGCCGAGCGCGCGCGGGCCCGTGGCCTCAAGGGAGTGGCCCTCTTCCAGCAGTTCAAGCCCAAGGAGGCCGAGACCGAGCTGAAGGCCGCCCTCCAGGAGAACCCGACGTCGGACTTCATCAAGGCGCAGCTCGCGCGAGTGCTGCGCGCCCAGCGCGACTACGACAGCGCGCTCCCGCTGTACCAGGACCTCGCCGGCGACGAGTCTGGCAGCCTGGAGTACGTGGACGGCCACATCACCTCGCTCGTGATGACCGGAAAGATGCAGGACGCGCTCACGGCGGTGGAGGCGGCCAGCAAGAACTTCCCCAACGAGGCGCGCATCGCGTACCTCTACGGCCGCATCGAGGACGCGCTCGACAAGCCCGCAGAGGCGGAGGGCCACTTCAAGCGCGCCACCGCCGCGGACGCGAAGCTGGTGGACGCGAGCCTCTACCTGGGCCGCCTCTACCTGCGGCAGCACCGCAACGCGGACGCGCGCACCCTGCTGGAGGCCGCCGCCGCGCAGGCCGCGGACCACGCGGGCGTGCACGCGGGCCTCGGCGAGCTGGCCCTCGCGGAGAACAACGCGCTGCTGGCCCGGCAGGAGTTCGACCGGGCCGTCCAGCTCGACCCCAACCTCGCGGATGCCCACCTGGGCCTGTCGCGCGTGGCCATGCTGAACGGTGACCTGCCCCGCGCCGAGTCCGAGGCCAACCGCGCCTTGGAGCTGGATCCGCACCTGCTCAAGGACGGCCGGCTGCAGCGCGGCCTGGTCCTCTGGCGGCTGCACAAGCTGGACGAGGCCATCGCCGAGTTGGAGAAGGCCAAGGCCGAGGACCCGCGCTCCACCAACATCCCCATCACCCTGGGCGCGGTGCTCTTGGAGAAGGGCGACCTGGCCAGCGCGGAGAGCAACTTGGGCCTCGCCCTGCGCAACGAGCCCTCCAACCACGAGGCGCTCTATTACCAGGGCCTCGTGAAGGCCAAGCGCAGCGAGTTCACCCAGGCGCTCGACAACATGAAGAGCGCCGTGGAGCGCGCGCCCAAGCGCCCGGACTACCGCTACGCCTACGGCGTCATCCTGCGCGACGCGAAGAACCTGCCGGACGCCATCGAGCAGTGGAAGATCGCCGTGGACCTGGACGCCCACAACGCGGACGCCCACGAGGCGCTCGGCCACGCCTACCTGGAGCGCGGCGAGTTCGACTCGGCCATCGAGTCGTTCGAGTCGAGTCTGAAGGCAGACGCGCAGCGCACCCGCGTGATGGGCGCCATCGGCGACGCCCTCTTCAGCGCCGCGCGCTGGGACGACGCCATCAAGCGCTACCAGGCCGCGCTCAAGGCGGACCCGCAGCTCACGTACGTCTATTACAAGATTGCCCGCGCCTTCACCGAGCAGGCCCAGCACGCCAAGGCCATCGACTGGTACCGCAAGGCCACCGCCGCCGAGCCCCAGAACCCAATGCCGTACTACTACTTGGGCTTCGCCTATAAGGAGAAGAACAAGCGCCGGGACGCCATCGGGGCCTTCAAGGAGTACCTGTCGCGCAAGCCGGACGCGACGGACCGCAAGGACATCGAGGACGAAATCTACGACCTCGAGCACTGA
- the serS gene encoding serine--tRNA ligase, with the protein MLDLRYVAQNFDAVVARLKTRSGNLDLGPFQRLFTERRDLYVSMETLSARRNTANEEMKRKAKEDPGALDALRGDLRAVSQEIKEKEARLKEVEEELHRILLLIPNVPHETVPVGAGAEDNVQVRAWGEKPNLLFTPRQHFELGEKLGMLDFERAAKVSGSRFTFYKGALARLERALVTFMIDVHTQKGYTELLPPYLVLRETMMGTGQLPKFEDDAFKTVGEPERFLIPTAEVPVTNYHADEILDGEHLPLRYCAFSPCFRAEAGAAGRDTRGLIRQHQFHKVELVKFSPPEKSLDELDAMTDDACDILRRLGLHHRVMLLCTGDMGFSARKTYDIEVWLPGQGAYREISSCSDCGDFQARRAKIRFRAQKGDKPQLVHTLNGSGLAVGRTSIAILENYQREDGTVAIPEVLVPYMGGLTELRPH; encoded by the coding sequence ATGCTGGACCTTCGGTACGTTGCGCAGAACTTCGATGCGGTCGTCGCCCGGCTGAAGACGCGGAGCGGCAACCTGGACCTCGGCCCCTTCCAGCGCCTCTTCACCGAGCGGCGCGACCTCTACGTCTCCATGGAGACGTTGTCGGCGCGCCGCAACACGGCCAACGAAGAGATGAAGCGCAAGGCCAAGGAAGACCCCGGCGCGCTGGACGCGCTGCGCGGCGACCTGCGGGCCGTGTCGCAGGAGATCAAGGAGAAGGAGGCGCGCCTCAAGGAGGTGGAGGAGGAGCTGCACCGCATCCTGCTCCTCATCCCCAACGTGCCCCATGAGACGGTCCCCGTGGGCGCCGGTGCCGAGGACAACGTCCAGGTGCGCGCCTGGGGCGAGAAGCCCAACCTCCTGTTCACGCCCCGCCAGCACTTCGAGCTGGGCGAGAAGCTCGGCATGCTCGACTTCGAGCGCGCCGCGAAGGTGTCCGGCAGCCGGTTCACCTTCTACAAGGGCGCGCTGGCCCGGCTCGAGCGCGCGCTCGTGACCTTCATGATCGATGTGCACACGCAGAAGGGCTACACGGAGCTGCTGCCGCCCTATCTGGTGCTGCGCGAGACGATGATGGGCACCGGCCAGCTGCCCAAGTTCGAGGACGACGCGTTCAAGACGGTGGGCGAGCCGGAGCGCTTCCTCATCCCCACCGCCGAGGTGCCCGTCACCAACTACCACGCCGACGAGATCCTCGACGGCGAGCACCTGCCCTTGCGCTACTGCGCCTTCAGCCCCTGCTTCCGCGCGGAGGCGGGCGCGGCGGGCAGGGACACGCGCGGCCTCATCCGCCAGCACCAGTTCCACAAGGTGGAGCTCGTGAAGTTCTCCCCGCCAGAGAAGAGCCTGGACGAGCTGGACGCCATGACGGACGACGCCTGCGACATCCTCCGTCGCCTGGGCCTCCATCACCGCGTCATGCTCCTGTGCACCGGAGACATGGGCTTCTCCGCGCGGAAGACCTACGACATCGAGGTCTGGCTGCCCGGACAGGGCGCCTACCGAGAGATCTCCTCCTGCTCGGACTGCGGCGACTTCCAGGCGCGCCGCGCGAAAATCCGCTTCCGCGCCCAGAAGGGCGACAAGCCGCAGCTGGTCCACACCCTCAACGGCAGCGGACTCGCCGTGGGCCGCACCAGCATCGCCATCCTGGAGAACTACCAGCGGGAAGACGGCACCGTCGCCATCCCGGAGGTCCTGGTGCCGTACATGGGTGGGCTCACGGAGCTGCGTCCCCACTAA
- a CDS encoding nucleoside deaminase: MSDDVKFMQQALLLAQEASSLGEVPVGAVAVLDGNVVGTGFNRREMDRNPFAHAEMLALEAAAKAVNAWRLTGITLYVTLEPCAMCAGALVQSRVTRLVFGTQDPKAGAVGSLYNLAEEPRHNHRLLVTSGILADESRLLLKTFFERLRAKRRDN; encoded by the coding sequence ATGAGTGACGATGTGAAGTTCATGCAGCAGGCTCTTTTGCTCGCGCAAGAAGCCTCGTCACTCGGAGAGGTCCCAGTCGGCGCAGTCGCAGTGCTCGATGGAAACGTCGTAGGCACTGGCTTCAACCGCCGCGAGATGGACCGCAATCCTTTTGCACACGCGGAAATGTTGGCTCTCGAGGCTGCCGCCAAGGCTGTGAATGCCTGGCGGCTGACGGGCATTACGTTGTATGTGACTCTGGAGCCGTGTGCCATGTGCGCCGGCGCGTTGGTTCAATCCCGAGTCACCCGGCTTGTTTTTGGAACGCAGGACCCCAAGGCCGGTGCCGTAGGTTCGCTGTACAATCTGGCCGAGGAGCCCCGACACAATCACCGGCTCCTCGTGACAAGCGGGATCCTGGCGGACGAGAGCCGCCTGCTTCTCAAGACGTTCTTCGAGCGCTTGCGCGCGAAGCGACGTGACAACTGA
- a CDS encoding mannosyltransferase codes for MTGGRTDKHGAACTRTEGRRESPPPVNATAPESVSAEPRALPPAASEVREAPSALSELQGWLLAAVALVPALLAVAQLGRIHPDEVYQVLEPGWWRVHGYGVMAWEWQQGLRNWAAPLVVAGCLRLADLLGLTHPVAYRALVAVPQWALHAWSLSAVYRFAESRAGATGGWLATLMLGLYGPVLVFAGRTMAESLSASFLLVAMEALDRRDSRPARAGLVGGLALGLAVVARYPSGVFVVAALLWLVVARRWRVLAFACLGGAGVAVALGALDAATWGSPFHSFLAYARFNVLSDGAAANFGAAPPDYYLKPILNSVPVWGWAAVPLGLLALRRSRAVSLPLACALAYVAILLSTPHKEVRFLYPALVLVLLAAAPRVADFIVTRQRQSLRWGLGVLAVVLGMANAEGFPPDDLRADQFRAIVAATRDGARGLLIVNEGLWGAGGFFYIGKNIPWRTCDWPQDAAFQASIRDPAFNRAVTFEKRALPELQAAGFHVVREVGRETVLARD; via the coding sequence ATGACTGGAGGGCGGACGGACAAACACGGTGCGGCTTGCACCCGGACGGAGGGGCGGAGAGAGTCACCGCCGCCCGTGAACGCCACCGCACCCGAGTCCGTCTCCGCCGAGCCGCGCGCCCTGCCTCCTGCTGCCTCGGAGGTGCGTGAGGCGCCATCGGCGCTGTCCGAGCTTCAGGGGTGGCTGCTCGCCGCGGTGGCCTTGGTCCCCGCGCTGCTGGCGGTGGCCCAGTTGGGGCGCATCCATCCGGACGAGGTGTACCAGGTGCTCGAGCCGGGCTGGTGGCGCGTGCACGGGTACGGCGTCATGGCGTGGGAGTGGCAACAGGGCTTGCGCAACTGGGCCGCGCCCCTCGTGGTGGCCGGCTGCCTGCGCCTCGCGGACTTGCTGGGGCTCACGCACCCGGTGGCATATCGCGCGCTGGTGGCGGTGCCTCAGTGGGCGCTTCATGCCTGGAGCTTGTCGGCCGTGTACCGCTTCGCGGAGAGTCGCGCGGGAGCGACGGGGGGCTGGCTCGCGACCCTGATGCTCGGCCTCTATGGCCCGGTGCTCGTCTTCGCGGGTCGCACCATGGCCGAGTCGCTGTCGGCGTCCTTCCTGCTCGTGGCCATGGAGGCGCTCGACCGCCGAGACTCGCGGCCTGCCCGCGCAGGACTCGTGGGGGGACTGGCGCTGGGGTTGGCGGTGGTGGCGCGCTACCCCTCGGGCGTCTTCGTGGTGGCGGCGCTGCTGTGGCTGGTGGTGGCGCGGCGTTGGCGGGTGCTTGCCTTTGCCTGCCTGGGCGGCGCGGGTGTCGCCGTCGCACTGGGAGCGCTCGACGCGGCCACGTGGGGCTCGCCCTTCCACTCGTTCTTGGCGTACGCGCGCTTCAACGTCCTGTCAGACGGAGCTGCGGCGAACTTCGGGGCGGCCCCGCCCGACTACTATTTGAAGCCCATCCTCAACTCCGTGCCGGTGTGGGGCTGGGCCGCGGTGCCGCTGGGGTTGCTCGCGTTGCGTCGCTCGCGAGCCGTCTCGCTCCCCCTGGCTTGCGCGCTCGCCTATGTCGCCATCCTGCTGTCCACGCCGCACAAGGAGGTGCGCTTCCTCTATCCCGCGCTGGTGCTGGTGTTGCTGGCCGCCGCCCCGCGAGTGGCGGACTTCATCGTCACGCGTCAGCGACAGTCCCTGCGGTGGGGACTCGGCGTGCTGGCCGTCGTCTTGGGCATGGCCAACGCGGAGGGCTTTCCTCCGGATGACCTGCGCGCGGACCAGTTCCGGGCCATCGTCGCGGCGACGCGAGACGGCGCTCGGGGGCTGCTCATCGTCAATGAGGGCCTGTGGGGCGCGGGCGGGTTCTTCTACATCGGGAAGAACATCCCCTGGCGCACGTGCGACTGGCCTCAGGACGCGGCCTTCCAGGCCTCCATCCGCGACCCCGCCTTCAACCGCGCCGTGACGTTCGAGAAGCGTGCGCTGCCGGAGCTCCAGGCCGCGGGCTTCCATGTGGTTCGAGAGGTGGGGCGGGAGACGGTGCTGGCGCGCGATTGA